The Vescimonas coprocola genome includes a window with the following:
- a CDS encoding helix-turn-helix domain-containing protein, with product MELHQAVAGNIHRIRKSQRLSMDRAAELAGISVSMWGQVERGSVNPTLAVLGKIASGLHVPLELLIENREEAPATLYRAVDVAGQRLYGGKVIRYPLFPFDTDSRSESCQMDIFISGVYEAADHVPGSHVYLTVLSGTVKVTCGGEVFRLESRDCLSLPGQAERQYVNVGNTTVRLLEWTVYRKNG from the coding sequence ATGGAACTGCATCAGGCTGTGGCCGGAAATATTCACCGCATCCGCAAGTCCCAGCGACTGAGTATGGATCGGGCAGCGGAGCTGGCCGGCATCTCTGTGAGTATGTGGGGTCAGGTAGAGCGTGGCAGCGTGAACCCCACGCTGGCGGTGCTGGGCAAGATCGCCTCCGGACTCCACGTCCCTCTGGAGCTGCTCATTGAAAACCGTGAGGAGGCTCCCGCCACTCTGTACCGGGCGGTAGACGTGGCCGGGCAGCGCCTCTACGGCGGCAAAGTCATCCGCTATCCCCTGTTCCCCTTTGATACCGACAGCCGCAGCGAGAGCTGCCAGATGGATATTTTCATCAGCGGTGTCTATGAGGCGGCGGACCACGTCCCCGGCTCTCATGTGTACCTGACGGTGCTCAGCGGAACGGTGAAGGTCACCTGCGGCGGCGAAGTGTTCCGGCTGGAGAGCCGGGACTGCCTCTCCCTGCCGGGGCAGGCGGAGCGGCAGTATGTCAACGTGGGCAACACCACCGTGCGGCTGCTGGAGTGGACGGTCTACCGCAAGAACGGATGA